The genome window ATCTTGTATATTCCCcattcaatttttttcaaaaaagacatagaaaactATGTTCAGCTAGAGGGGAACTTACAACATTCCTGTTTTAATGCCTACACAAGACAGAAAGAGTAAGCTGAACATGCAAATTAGGCATGGGCATTTACGGGAATGTATAAATATGTTCATTCATTCCTGATTAAGATTTCACTGGGACTTGAACTTCATGGAATAATCAAGTGGTATGTCAATATTAGTTTTTGCCAACAGGGTCAAGATGACCAGCCCCCAAACTTGCAAGGGTCTCACTTGACTGTGCCCAAGATCCACTCATGAGAAATAAGAAATCAACCACTAACTACTAACAGTAATTGTACCACACTGATATCGTCACATGGCTACCACATCACAAAATTCCCgacattaattttaatttctcaaatCACTCTATCCAGAAGTGCATTCATAGCCCTACATCTAATCTTTAAATCCAAAGAAGAGTAAGGGAAAGGAGTTAAGGAAAGGAGGAGTAGGGGATAGGAAAGCACAATCTTGATTCATTTTGCTACTAATATAAACTAAcctcattttaataaaaaaaaaaaatcttgcatggCAGTCAAAACCTGAATGAATAGGAAGAAAGGTTTTGCTCTGCTCAAGTGCAAATGTAAGAAAAAGTTTCTTTTCATCTTGGTCcaatgttttaaatttctcaaGACTAGAATTTTCTTACATTAACTAACTTCAAGTATATAGTgttaggcgctcagtcatgtctgactctgagaccccatgggagtctgccaggctcctctgtccatgggattctccaggcaagaatactgaaacgggttgccattcccttctccattcaaGAGTATAagtgcaattaaaaaaatcttctgtGAGGCTTACAAGCTTGAGTCTGAGTAAGCACAAGTTTAGGTTTTTAACCCTCCACGATTACAGTGCTTCATCTTGAATATACCATGATCAGAACATTACTTTAAAAAGTCCGATTGCTGAATTTCAGCagctgattaattttaaaaagtcgtTACTGAGAGTGACCTATCAGTGTCCAACTGAGAAATGCACAACCTAGTTAACAGGTATAATAGAATAAGATCCCCTAAATAAATAGTTGACACTTGTCATAAAAGCATAAGCTTAAATATGCAaacaaaaacacttaaaataagcctaattttataaaatatccaGTTCTATATCCCTCCActtgttaaaattaaaatcaaatgtaGATAAAGTATACTCAATTTTAAAGCAACAAAATTTATGTTCAGAAACATCAATATATGCCTGGTATATAATaaattactcaataaatatttgttggatgaataaaCTTCTCTAAAATTCCAGTAAGCAAGTATCAAGTTTGGCCCTTGAAATACTTAGGAAAGGAAGGCAAGgtttataaataataatgcaTAAAGCTCAACTGGATTGGTGTTACCCAGTGGTATACTCTTAACTTACAGCTTTAAATTTGTCTGGaggaattaagagatacaaaatCCTTTTAGACCAGCTGACATACAGGTACAAAGAGATTTTCAGTCATATTCATTTGTACACATACTGACTGACAAATATCAAATTTCACAAGCTCACAAGTGCTATTTTAAGgctcaataaaacagaaaattgaaCACTTTTGAGTTAAACTGACGATAATAACTTATAATGCCTAAAAGTCCTATTCACACAAAAGGTACTCAAGAAATGTCATCTAATGATTTAAAGCATATTTTGTGAATTGTTCCTTAAAGATACTTTTCTCCTAATTGTTTACATACTCCTTAATTTTATTCGATCACTTCTACCAAGTGAAAGTGCTAAGAGTAAATCTCAATTCAGAAACATTTGCCAAGAAGACATGCTAAAAGAAATTTAAGTGCTTTAAGGTATAccattgggtttgttttttttttttggtcactccATGAAGCTTGTGggacttagttccccaacaagggattgaacctgcgcccttGGCAATGAAAGGGTAGAGttctaacctctggactgccagggaattcccataccATTGGTTTTCTAAGTAAGATAATAAAAAACGAGACTAAGATAAAATTCACAACAGTAAGCCTCTTTACATTATATAAGATAATGcataacaaattaaaatttagtaTCCCTGATCTTCAGAATTAAGAGGTAGAACACTTTTATCTGGAAGATCTCATAGTGAAGCTAAGTTTTAGAGGGTATGCCTCGTGGATTAGCCCACCAAGCAAATGGCTACACATCTAATACTAGTAAGAAGCAGAATTCTTAGAAGGCTGAATAAGGCAAAGATTTAAAAACTGTCATATTTTGTAAGTGAAACAAATTCATCCAATGTTATTATCCCAACTaatttaaaactcttcaaaagtcAAGGTAAGAGATGGTGGATAAACAAAGTATTAATTTTCAGAAACATGAAATCATTTAAGAGTGGTTTGACAAGGCTAGCATGAAAACAAATACTGTTTAGGTAAGCAAAAGATCTCTCAAAAACCAAATGAAAGCATGGTGTTATAATTTTAGATGAAAAGTTATTTTAGGAGTCAGAGGCAGTGCTCTTAACAAAAAGCTGAGGAAATTAAATCCCTCCAAACAAATCTTCAGTTAAAAAGGCAAAAACTGAGCACTCAAGTTTCAAggaacttcaattaaaaaaaaaaaaaatcctgcttaattttaacattttatccaACGTGACAGATGAATAAATGAGTTGCATTAAAACATGAGGCCCATGGTCTTTTAAAGCTTCAGCAAGCTGCTCAGGAACGACTTCCCTCGTACATTCTCTTTTATATACTAGAAATTCTTCACTGGGCACCATAAGTTATTGTTTTTAGGTAATATTCTCAAGGAGTAGACTCATCTCTGTAAAAATTGCATGTTATCTGTTTATAACAACTGGTGAAGTACACATTTATAAAGTCTACCAAACTGCAATATGAAATCAGTTTCAACAATTCTGAGTATCTTCATTTGAGGAATCAATTCATAACATAGAAACTATTAACCCActcagagtttttaaaaagacccAATTACTGGAGACACTGTGGTTTATGTCCAGTGGTCTCACCTGAAGCCTTCCACAATACCCCAAAAAGGAAGTTGTTTTCTTCTACAAGTTAATGCTGCTGGGTGCTAGTTTATAATACTAACACTCAATCTTCAGGTCAGTGTCAGTAGGTAGCAAGGACCACCTATTCTGTCACCCAAGCAGAAAGATGGCTGTATCACCGCTGTAGACACACATCTGTAAACTTGCACACTAATTTTAATCTTAACAAGGAATTCAGTGTCTTAGTGGTTTAAGGTTAAAAGGATGGTTCAAGCATTGTGTTCTTTTGTTCTTAAGAGTAACAAATAGCTTATTGGAAAACCCAGAGCCTTCTGGATCTGTGAGGTAGGAGGCTTCAATCCTCATCATGCATGGATCACACTTCTCCGAAGTTGGTATGGCCTGTCTCCTTGGCATGGTCCCTTGCTTCTGCTTGTCCAGTTAATCCCTTCTGACATACCATGCATCTCAGGGTGAAGCGGTTTACATCTGTAAACTGTCTCTTCTTTCTAGCTTCATCTGCTAATTCCAGTGCTTGCACAAGAACAATATCATCATAAGAGGAGAAAATAGTCAGAGGAGGGGTTTCTGGGTCagggaagacacactgaagcGGATCATAGTGGATGCCATCATAAATGAGAAGTACCCTTTTGGTATATCCTGCATCTTCCCCAAAACGATCAATTCGAACGGTCTGTGTATCCACTACACATATTTCACATTGGTAAAATTTAGACAAAATGGATATTTCAATAGCTCCGCCCCAAGTATCATCCCTTTTGATCCAGTCACAGTActcttcatttgtttttcccAGTATTGCCTCACTATAAAAGTCTGGATCACTTGCTACAATTTGTGCTATTAAGCGTCTCATCTCAGgggcacaagctggattcaagactcCTCCTTCAACAACATAGTACACACTGGTAAAGAGACAGGAGTTGTCTGCTGGGACTGCCATCCTGGTAAGCACAGGCAAAGTTTCCCTGACGTAACTAGGAGCACCATATTTTGTAAATGCAGGTGATGTTTTGGGCCTACTTTGGTCTTCTTCAACGATCAGCATGTCACctgtcaaaaagaaaacaaattcacaACTGCAAAGAAAGTACAGATGAAATTGGGTGTTCACTAACCAAGTCTGTAAATTACAAACAGGAGGAGTTAAAGTATAAACTGGGGTTACTAGGGAGAATACAGCTTTGCAAACATGTGACCAGTAATAATTCTTGTTCCCTGAATCTTCATAGAGATGAAAACGGAACAAAGAGAAAGACATTGTATCTCATTTAGTAAAGGGGCCCGAGTTACACTTTTGTACTTACCTAAAAAGATACATTTCAAGAACAAAATTTTCTTATCCTTTCTCTCTGCagtttaaagtgaagtcgctcagtcgtgtccaactctttgcgacctcgtggactgtagcccaccaggctcctccgtccatgggattctccaggtaagaatactggagtgggttgccatttccttctccaggggatcttcccgacccagtgatcgaacccatgtctcccgcattgcaggccgacgctttaacctctgagccaccagggaatctgcaGTTTTAAAGCACTTCCAAAAGGAGTTTACGAAGAACTCGGCCACTAGGGGGTGCTCTCGATCTGAAATATATCTATCCCGTTCAAGTGTTTACAGGATCCTTGAGACTAGAGGAAAGCTTTTAATTACCAATATTGCTGTTCAAGTTTTAATACCGGACAGAAATAACTGCTTTTGTCTAGAACTTGAAAGCGCCTTCGGTGGATGTGTCAAAGCAAACTCTAAAATGAGTACAACTGTCAGAGAAAGTACAAATGAAGGCGATTGTAAAAATGAaccaggaaagcaaaaaaaagtaTCCTACATCCTTCAGACATACTGTCTTCTTTCAGTGATACAGGGAAAAAGAGCAACCAGGACAGAGAAAACAtcgcattttaaaaatacttctgtggacacagagagaaacaaaatgaatgagATGTTTTCAAGACAGACCAGAAAGCAGCCAGGAAAGAGGACTCCACAGCTTCTGAGCTTCTCACAGAGATCAGGCCCTCCCTGTCTCTTTCAAACTATATGTGAAGTCAAGGAATTGCTGGACACTAGCTCTGGCCTCCGTCAGAATTCTCCGTTCTTTAATTTCTCCTATTCTCGTCCTCCAAGCCGACCCATAGAGACCTGGCCCTGATCTGTTCTCCTTTCTGCCCCTCTACGTCCTCCCAGGACCTTGCCTGACC of Capricornis sumatraensis isolate serow.1 chromosome 14, serow.2, whole genome shotgun sequence contains these proteins:
- the YOD1 gene encoding ubiquitin thioesterase OTU1 isoform X2 codes for the protein MCCFHVTYSEAETFMVLGLSSRTRVRELQGQIAAITGISPGCQRILVGYPPECLDLSNGDTILGDLPIQSGDMLIVEEDQSRPKTSPAFTKYGAPSYVRETLPVLTRMAVPADNSCLFTSVYYVVEGGVLNPACAPEMRRLIAQIVASDPDFYSEAILGKTNEEYCDWIKRDDTWGGAIEISILSKFYQCEICVVDTQTVRIDRFGEDAGYTKRVLLIYDGIHYDPLQCVFPDPETPPLTIFSSYDDIVLVQALELADEARKKRQFTDVNRFTLRCMVCQKGLTGQAEARDHAKETGHTNFGEV
- the YOD1 gene encoding ubiquitin thioesterase OTU1 isoform X1 translates to MFGPAKGGHFGVHPAAGCPGGVCQLAAGTKAGPTGVCPVGGRTNAMWRLRCKAKEGTHVLQGLSSRTRVRELQGQIAAITGISPGCQRILVGYPPECLDLSNGDTILGDLPIQSGDMLIVEEDQSRPKTSPAFTKYGAPSYVRETLPVLTRMAVPADNSCLFTSVYYVVEGGVLNPACAPEMRRLIAQIVASDPDFYSEAILGKTNEEYCDWIKRDDTWGGAIEISILSKFYQCEICVVDTQTVRIDRFGEDAGYTKRVLLIYDGIHYDPLQCVFPDPETPPLTIFSSYDDIVLVQALELADEARKKRQFTDVNRFTLRCMVCQKGLTGQAEARDHAKETGHTNFGEV